One Carboxydothermus pertinax genomic window carries:
- a CDS encoding cytidine deaminase: MSNLKELLLKNAIEAREKAYTPYSGFKVGAAVLGESGKIYQGANIENASYGLTICAERVAITKAISEGEKRLKAILVIGDTAKPISPCGACRQFMAEFKIKTIYLANLAGDIKEFTLEQILPYYFTLEKEEN; encoded by the coding sequence ATGTCTAATCTAAAAGAGCTGTTACTAAAAAATGCTATTGAGGCTAGAGAAAAAGCTTATACTCCTTATTCTGGTTTTAAGGTAGGTGCTGCCGTTTTAGGTGAATCCGGGAAGATTTATCAAGGAGCAAATATTGAAAATGCTTCCTATGGTTTAACTATTTGTGCCGAAAGGGTGGCAATTACTAAAGCCATAAGCGAAGGGGAAAAGAGGTTAAAAGCGATTTTGGTAATCGGTGATACAGCAAAACCTATTTCACCTTGTGGAGCTTGCCGGCAGTTTATGGCCGAATTTAAGATTAAAACAATTTACTTAGCAAATCTGGCAGGGGACATAAAAGAATTTACCTTAGAGCAAATTTTACCTTATTATTTCACCTTGGAGAAGGAGGAAAATTAA